The uncultured Cohaesibacter sp. genome window below encodes:
- a CDS encoding TRAP transporter large permease, which translates to MSPEAIYALGALMALLLSGVPIALALLLSGALGLWLLEFPILIVIQRFVAGSESYVLLAIPFFILAGAVMEAGGISKRLIGFCDACFGFLPGGLANANIGASMIFGGISGSAVADTSAVGSVMIPAMEREGYSREYSAAITAATSPVGMIIPPSIPMIVWSFISGQSLNELFMAGIIPGILITMAMSVVSTWICQKRGYQRGFRAFKTSYFVSSLMDGLLAIGAPVLIVGGILSGVFTPTEASVVVLAYSLVVSFVVYREMKPAQLGRIVVKAGITSATIMFIICGATVFSFFLTVAGVPAQIGNLILGISDSPLGFIIAVSVLMFVLGMFLDTTTTILMAGPIIIPLFNQVGVDPLVATMIILVVLAIGLITPPVGLCLFVVSSICPVRVWDVARECVPFILAMLFVTMLIWIFPSIVTWVTP; encoded by the coding sequence ATGTCTCCTGAAGCAATTTATGCGTTGGGCGCGCTCATGGCTTTGCTGCTGAGCGGCGTTCCAATCGCTCTTGCTCTGCTTTTGTCCGGAGCTTTGGGGCTGTGGCTTCTTGAGTTTCCAATTCTCATCGTTATTCAGAGATTTGTCGCAGGCTCGGAAAGCTATGTCCTTTTGGCAATTCCCTTTTTCATTTTAGCGGGCGCTGTGATGGAAGCTGGAGGTATCTCCAAGCGACTGATTGGCTTTTGCGATGCCTGCTTCGGGTTTCTTCCAGGTGGGCTTGCCAATGCCAATATCGGTGCTTCGATGATCTTTGGCGGCATTTCAGGGTCAGCGGTGGCTGACACATCGGCTGTTGGATCAGTGATGATCCCTGCGATGGAGCGCGAAGGATATTCGCGGGAATATAGTGCCGCCATTACTGCCGCAACCTCGCCTGTAGGGATGATTATCCCGCCGTCCATCCCCATGATTGTCTGGAGTTTCATTTCCGGACAATCGCTAAACGAGCTTTTTATGGCGGGGATTATTCCTGGCATTTTGATCACGATGGCCATGTCGGTGGTCAGTACATGGATCTGTCAGAAAAGGGGATATCAAAGGGGATTTCGAGCCTTTAAAACCTCCTATTTCGTTTCCTCACTGATGGATGGTCTTTTGGCTATCGGAGCGCCGGTCCTGATTGTCGGTGGTATTCTAAGTGGTGTCTTCACGCCAACGGAAGCCTCGGTTGTTGTGCTTGCCTATTCCCTGGTGGTCAGCTTTGTTGTCTATCGCGAAATGAAACCTGCACAACTGGGTCGGATCGTTGTAAAGGCGGGCATAACTAGCGCCACGATCATGTTCATCATCTGTGGTGCCACAGTATTTTCCTTTTTCCTGACAGTTGCCGGCGTGCCTGCGCAGATTGGTAACCTGATACTGGGAATTTCGGATTCTCCGCTTGGCTTCATCATAGCGGTTTCAGTCTTGATGTTTGTTTTGGGAATGTTCCTTGACACAACAACTACCATTCTGATGGCTGGGCCTATCATCATTCCCCTGTTCAATCAGGTGGGTGTTGATCCTCTGGTTGCTACAATGATTATCTTGGTGGTGCTCGCGATAGGTTTGATCACTCCGCCAGTGGGGTTGTGTCTCTTTGTTGTTTCGTCAATCTGCCCAGTACGGGTCTGGGACGTGGCCAGGGAATGCGTCCCCTTCATTCTGGCAATGCTCTTCGTGACGATGCTGATCTGGATCTTCCCTTCTATCGTGACATGGGTGACGCCATGA
- a CDS encoding efflux RND transporter permease subunit, protein MKLTDYAIENKVFSWMMTFLLLAGGIYAYMNLGRLEDPEFTIKEAVIVTAYPGASPLEVEEEVTLPVETALQQLPYVKHITSISSSGLSQVTVEMKDKYRSAELRQIWDEMRRKIHDMESSLPSGSYSPVINDDFGDVYGIYMAITGDGYSHQELSDYADYLRRELVLVDGVGKVTIGGTLQKQIILEISRAKLAAHNISIASLTSLLQNQNVVSNAGSIRVGSEYVRISSTGDYSNVDQIKDILLGQAGDDVVYLSDIADVKVDYADPPSHVYRFNGKPALTVGISFADGVNVTEVGDLISQRLKQLESSRPVGVELHTIYNQPEQVTASIDDFLINLGESIIIVIVVLLVTMGLRSGILMSVILLLTICGTLMVMKLIGMPLHRVSLGSMILALGMLVDNAIVITDGILVGLKQGLTKVKAAHRIVTQTVWPLFGATAISIVAFAPIGLSPDSTGEYAGSLFWVLMISLTISWILAITLTPFLASVMFSESQVQQEESDEAIDPYKGFVYQIYKALLLFSLRWRWGTMIIMAGAMAAAIYGFGFVGQSFFPTSKLPMLTVDYWLPQGSDIRATMEDMDRLEEIMKKNDKIKQITSTIGAGAQRFMLTYKAERTYPNYGQFIVEVKNFDDIQEVRQWLDKALHEAAPYAFVKTSRFELGTAAGAKIDARITGPNPVVLRQLADKVIDIYRNDPDAVNIRHDWQERTKVLRPQFAEAEARRLGITKADIDRAILLNVHGLTIASARDGSDILPIVIRPPLSERSSVDQLGDIQVYSSVLSRYVSIDQVVKFIDLAWEDPLIMRRDRKRTIQVWADADPNSNVTSLALFERLRGKVEALELPQGYELSWGGEYENQTKATGAVFANVPLGVLVMFAITVMLFNSVKQTLVVWMTVPLAIIGVTVGLLLFNLPFSFTALIGFLSLSGMLLKNGIVLIEEIKRLNEEDGLSIHDSITRAAVSRLRPVTMAALTTVLGLVPLITDIFFNSLAVTIMFGLAAATVLTLIVVPVLFAIFYGVRFRRGETI, encoded by the coding sequence ATGAAACTTACCGACTACGCCATTGAGAACAAAGTCTTCAGCTGGATGATGACCTTCCTGCTTCTTGCCGGCGGCATCTACGCCTACATGAATCTGGGCCGTCTGGAAGACCCCGAGTTCACGATCAAGGAAGCTGTCATCGTCACAGCCTATCCAGGCGCCTCGCCGCTGGAAGTGGAAGAGGAAGTCACCCTGCCGGTTGAAACCGCGCTGCAACAGCTGCCCTATGTCAAACATATCACCTCCATTTCCTCTTCCGGCCTCAGCCAGGTAACGGTGGAGATGAAGGACAAATACCGCAGTGCAGAACTCAGGCAGATCTGGGATGAAATGCGTCGCAAGATCCATGACATGGAATCGTCCCTGCCGTCCGGCTCCTACTCCCCGGTCATCAACGACGACTTTGGCGATGTCTATGGCATCTACATGGCCATCACCGGCGACGGCTACAGCCATCAGGAATTGAGCGATTATGCCGACTATCTGCGGCGTGAACTGGTGCTTGTGGATGGCGTTGGCAAGGTGACCATTGGCGGCACTCTGCAAAAGCAGATCATTCTTGAAATCAGCCGTGCCAAACTGGCCGCACACAACATTTCCATAGCGTCCCTGACGTCTTTGCTGCAAAACCAGAATGTCGTGTCCAATGCCGGCAGCATCAGGGTTGGTAGCGAATATGTCCGGATCAGTTCCACCGGCGATTACAGCAACGTCGACCAGATCAAGGATATCCTTTTGGGACAGGCCGGCGACGATGTGGTCTATCTTTCTGATATTGCCGACGTGAAGGTCGATTATGCCGACCCGCCCAGCCACGTCTATCGCTTCAATGGCAAACCGGCGCTGACGGTTGGCATTTCCTTTGCCGATGGAGTCAACGTCACCGAGGTTGGCGATCTGATCAGCCAGCGCCTTAAGCAACTGGAGAGCAGCCGTCCGGTTGGTGTCGAGCTGCACACGATCTACAATCAACCCGAGCAGGTCACAGCATCCATCGACGACTTCCTGATCAACCTTGGAGAATCGATCATCATCGTCATCGTGGTTCTGCTGGTTACCATGGGGTTGCGGTCCGGCATCCTTATGAGCGTCATCCTGCTGCTGACCATCTGCGGCACACTGATGGTGATGAAGCTGATCGGAATGCCGCTCCACCGGGTTTCCCTCGGCTCGATGATTCTGGCGCTCGGCATGTTGGTCGACAACGCCATCGTGATAACCGATGGCATTCTGGTGGGGCTCAAACAGGGACTGACCAAGGTCAAGGCCGCCCACCGCATTGTCACGCAGACAGTCTGGCCGTTGTTCGGTGCGACAGCCATCTCCATCGTCGCCTTCGCGCCAATTGGCCTTTCGCCAGACAGCACCGGGGAATATGCCGGCTCCCTTTTCTGGGTCCTGATGATTTCACTGACGATCTCGTGGATTCTCGCCATCACCCTCACACCATTCCTTGCATCCGTCATGTTCTCCGAGTCTCAGGTGCAACAGGAAGAAAGTGACGAGGCCATCGACCCCTACAAGGGCTTTGTCTACCAAATCTACAAGGCGCTTCTGCTGTTCTCGCTCCGCTGGCGCTGGGGCACGATGATCATCATGGCCGGAGCCATGGCAGCGGCTATCTATGGCTTTGGATTTGTCGGTCAGTCCTTCTTCCCGACATCCAAACTGCCAATGCTGACCGTCGACTACTGGCTGCCGCAAGGGTCGGATATCCGTGCCACCATGGAAGACATGGACCGGCTCGAAGAGATCATGAAGAAGAACGACAAGATCAAGCAGATCACCTCGACCATCGGTGCGGGTGCCCAGCGTTTCATGCTCACCTACAAGGCGGAGCGAACTTATCCGAACTATGGCCAGTTCATTGTCGAGGTGAAGAATTTCGACGACATTCAGGAGGTCCGCCAATGGCTCGACAAGGCATTGCACGAGGCTGCACCCTATGCCTTCGTCAAAACGAGCCGCTTCGAACTCGGCACAGCGGCAGGCGCCAAGATCGACGCCCGGATCACCGGCCCGAACCCGGTGGTGTTGCGCCAGTTGGCTGACAAGGTCATCGATATCTATCGCAATGATCCCGATGCAGTGAACATCCGTCACGACTGGCAGGAACGGACCAAGGTTCTGCGGCCACAGTTCGCCGAAGCGGAAGCGCGGCGTCTTGGCATCACCAAAGCGGACATTGATCGCGCCATCCTGTTGAATGTCCATGGCCTGACCATTGCTTCTGCGCGCGATGGCTCCGATATCCTGCCAATCGTGATCCGTCCGCCGCTCAGCGAGCGCAGCAGCGTCGACCAACTTGGTGACATTCAGGTCTACAGCTCCGTTCTTTCGCGTTATGTCAGCATTGATCAGGTCGTCAAGTTCATTGATCTGGCCTGGGAAGACCCGTTGATCATGCGGCGTGACAGAAAGCGCACCATTCAGGTCTGGGCTGACGCCGACCCCAATTCGAACGTCACCAGTCTGGCGCTGTTTGAACGCCTCAGAGGCAAGGTCGAAGCGCTGGAACTACCGCAAGGTTATGAACTCAGCTGGGGCGGCGAATATGAAAACCAGACCAAGGCGACGGGGGCAGTTTTTGCCAATGTGCCGCTCGGTGTGCTGGTCATGTTCGCCATCACGGTCATGCTGTTCAATTCTGTCAAGCAGACGCTCGTGGTCTGGATGACGGTTCCGCTTGCCATCATAGGCGTCACAGTCGGTCTGCTGCTTTTCAATCTGCCGTTCAGCTTCACCGCACTCATCGGGTTCCTGTCCCTGTCGGGGATGTTGCTCAAGAACGGCATTGTGCTCATCGAAGAGATCAAGCGGCTCAACGAAGAAGATGGACTGTCGATTCATGATTCCATCACACGGGCAGCAGTTTCGCGACTGCGTCCGGTGACCATGGCGGCACTGACCACCGTTCTGGGCCTTGTGCCACTGATCACGGATATCTTCTTCAACTCGCTGGCCGTGACCATCATGTTTGGCCTTGCTGCAGCAACCGTGCTGACGCTTATCGTCGTACCGGTGCTGTTCGCCATCTTCTATGGCGTGCGCTTCCGGCGTGGCGAGACGATCTAG
- a CDS encoding TetR family transcriptional regulator: protein MARKTKAEKEKTYQALLEAGAELFQKQGYTATTLNEIAERAGVTRGAFYGHFPDKSEMIKAIWQEHVMPFFEPIKETLLNLPEHDPATRFRHEINNLLELFEDNNVVGRAFFIIMHNMEISVKDRDLAEFLDDKYRLYKQVLFCAYTRLHDARQLRPGVEPEQAAMGFLYILIGMINMALLPFGNFDFARDGYPVFEHYLNSVLSA from the coding sequence GTGGCCCGCAAAACCAAAGCAGAAAAAGAGAAAACCTATCAGGCCTTGCTTGAGGCTGGTGCAGAACTGTTTCAAAAACAGGGCTACACGGCGACGACATTGAACGAAATCGCCGAGCGGGCAGGGGTGACGCGTGGTGCCTTCTATGGCCATTTTCCGGACAAATCCGAGATGATCAAGGCGATCTGGCAGGAGCATGTGATGCCCTTCTTCGAGCCGATCAAGGAAACCCTGCTGAACCTGCCGGAGCATGACCCGGCAACCCGATTCAGACATGAGATCAACAATCTGCTTGAGCTGTTCGAAGACAACAACGTTGTCGGACGAGCATTCTTCATCATCATGCACAACATGGAAATCTCGGTGAAGGACCGCGACCTCGCAGAGTTTCTGGACGACAAGTACCGGCTCTATAAACAAGTTCTCTTTTGCGCCTACACCAGGCTGCATGACGCAAGGCAGTTGCGCCCCGGCGTGGAACCCGAACAGGCTGCCATGGGCTTTCTCTATATTCTTATCGGCATGATCAACATGGCTCTGCTGCCGTTTGGAAATTTCGATTTTGCGCGGGACGGATATCCCGTGTTCGAGCACTATCTGAACAGCGTTCTGAGCGCCTGA
- a CDS encoding ribokinase, with amino-acid sequence MIYIVGSINLDYVARLEALPLPGETVLGSSLVKSPGGKGANQAVAAKRAGASVRMIACTGRDLDGELATKFLAQDGVDLSGVERTEMPTGIAIIEIDAKGENSIAVLPGANQAVSSDMVKKYLQGLNNSDIVVLQQEIPQEATLAALCMAKQAGAMSILNVAPVLADSGDVVAQADLIIVNETEFEKIAGLAASSNAAEQWCQQTGKALALTLGADGAILAGVGESIHIRPPAIDPVDTVGAGDTFCGYLAAGLHNELSYKDAVEAAVVASAKACLASGAQEAMPWAKDIEF; translated from the coding sequence ATGATATATATAGTAGGTTCTATTAACCTGGACTATGTCGCTCGGCTGGAGGCTTTGCCTCTGCCGGGTGAAACTGTCCTCGGCTCTTCGCTCGTCAAAAGTCCTGGCGGTAAGGGGGCTAATCAGGCTGTTGCAGCAAAGCGAGCTGGCGCGTCGGTGCGTATGATCGCTTGCACGGGAAGAGACTTGGACGGTGAACTGGCGACCAAATTCTTGGCTCAAGATGGCGTTGATCTTTCTGGCGTTGAAAGAACAGAGATGCCTACCGGTATTGCGATCATTGAAATAGACGCAAAGGGCGAAAACTCGATTGCTGTGCTTCCCGGAGCCAATCAAGCTGTCTCTTCAGACATGGTGAAGAAGTATCTGCAAGGTCTGAATAATAGCGACATCGTTGTGCTTCAACAGGAGATTCCGCAAGAGGCCACGTTGGCGGCTCTTTGCATGGCAAAGCAGGCTGGAGCTATGTCTATCCTTAATGTCGCGCCTGTGTTAGCCGATAGTGGGGATGTCGTTGCGCAGGCTGACCTGATTATCGTCAACGAAACTGAGTTCGAGAAGATTGCTGGCCTTGCAGCGTCATCGAATGCTGCCGAACAATGGTGCCAGCAAACAGGCAAGGCGTTAGCTCTTACACTCGGGGCTGATGGCGCGATTCTCGCGGGTGTCGGCGAAAGCATCCATATCCGACCTCCTGCTATTGATCCTGTTGATACAGTCGGCGCTGGGGACACCTTTTGCGGTTATCTGGCTGCTGGATTGCACAACGAGCTTTCCTACAAAGATGCAGTCGAAGCGGCCGTAGTCGCATCCGCCAAGGCTTGTCTGGCTTCGGGCGCGCAAGAAGCGATGCCGTGGGCCAAAGACATCGAGTTTTAG
- a CDS encoding TRAP transporter small permease yields MRLFAPYLSLCRWLAKITAVLLGVALTAMFFCVGIQVFVRSLLSMSVLWLDDILMSCFVVAIFSGIALGFRSRSHLATTIIVEGFGELAARVFGHLVGLLCVVSMAGVAWYGIEFAESAFGQFTPVLRLPLGWVYLIIPVSAAISILFILENQLVRKDPQHD; encoded by the coding sequence ATGAGACTGTTTGCTCCCTATCTTAGCCTATGCCGTTGGCTGGCGAAAATTACGGCTGTGCTGCTTGGAGTGGCTTTGACCGCCATGTTCTTCTGTGTTGGCATTCAGGTTTTTGTTCGCAGTCTACTCTCCATGTCAGTGCTTTGGCTTGATGACATCCTGATGTCTTGCTTCGTTGTGGCTATCTTCAGCGGTATCGCTCTTGGTTTCAGATCTCGCTCGCATTTGGCGACTACGATTATCGTGGAAGGATTTGGCGAACTTGCCGCACGCGTTTTCGGGCATCTGGTTGGTCTGCTGTGTGTGGTCTCCATGGCTGGCGTTGCCTGGTACGGCATTGAATTCGCAGAGAGTGCCTTTGGACAGTTCACCCCGGTTCTAAGGCTACCGCTTGGATGGGTCTACCTGATCATTCCTGTTTCCGCGGCTATCTCAATTCTCTTTATTCTTGAAAATCAACTCGTAAGAAAGGATCCTCAACATGACTGA
- a CDS encoding DeoR/GlpR family DNA-binding transcription regulator, translating into MENLIPRHKDILDIAKRDGRVDVDSLAASFNVTPQTIRKDLNFLCDGEMLERVHGGAIFPSGVANYAYAARRQHAAAEKAAIGKATAALIPDSASLIINIGTTTEQVAHALVRHDSLMVITNNINVANIMHTGSNAEVVVAGGMLRKEDGGLVGEATVDFIRQFKVDFAIIGTSAIDEDGTLLDYDFREVRVAQAILQHARKTILVSDSMKFERTAPVRIGHLSDVDYFVTDTLPSEDIQAICHDAGTEIIVAAPDKSENEQ; encoded by the coding sequence ATGGAAAATCTGATTCCGCGCCACAAGGACATTCTGGATATCGCCAAGCGAGACGGCCGTGTTGACGTCGACAGTCTGGCTGCCAGTTTCAATGTCACCCCGCAGACCATCCGCAAGGATCTCAATTTTCTCTGTGACGGAGAGATGCTTGAGCGGGTGCATGGTGGGGCCATCTTCCCGTCTGGTGTTGCCAACTATGCCTATGCCGCCCGCCGCCAACATGCAGCCGCCGAGAAGGCTGCCATCGGCAAGGCAACAGCGGCACTCATTCCGGACAGCGCCTCTCTCATCATCAACATCGGGACCACGACCGAACAGGTCGCCCATGCGCTGGTACGCCATGACAGCCTCATGGTCATCACCAACAACATCAACGTCGCCAACATCATGCACACCGGCTCAAACGCCGAGGTGGTTGTTGCCGGCGGCATGCTGCGCAAGGAAGACGGCGGTCTGGTCGGCGAAGCAACGGTCGACTTCATCCGTCAGTTCAAGGTGGACTTTGCCATCATCGGCACCTCAGCCATCGATGAGGACGGAACCCTGCTCGACTATGACTTCCGCGAGGTTCGGGTGGCGCAGGCGATCCTCCAGCACGCCCGCAAGACCATCCTAGTTTCCGATTCCATGAAATTCGAACGCACGGCACCGGTGCGCATAGGCCATCTCTCCGACGTGGACTATTTCGTGACCGACACCCTGCCAAGTGAAGACATTCAGGCGATTTGCCACGATGCAGGAACCGAAATCATCGTGGCAGCCCCAGACAAGAGCGAGAACGAACAATGA
- a CDS encoding transposase — protein sequence MLNNCLGIDADNLRLYLTISRKRYTPNFVKCGAAKEVCKVCGLRQQGCPKGAPRMILRSKYEGARQMAREIAKTKDFANSCKLRKKVEMLFAHLKRILGLRRLGLRGPNGANDDFLSASPLKNSQSSSLADENRKKHEGTSFGYS from the coding sequence TTGCTGAATAATTGCCTAGGAATTGACGCTGATAATCTCCGTCTTTACCTTACCATCAGTCGGAAGAGATATACCCCCAATTTTGTCAAATGCGGAGCAGCAAAAGAAGTCTGCAAAGTCTGTGGCCTCAGGCAACAAGGCTGTCCAAAGGGAGCTCCACGCATGATTCTGCGTTCAAAATATGAAGGAGCGCGCCAGATGGCCCGTGAAATAGCCAAAACCAAAGATTTTGCCAACTCATGCAAGCTGCGAAAGAAAGTAGAGATGCTGTTCGCCCATCTCAAACGCATCTTGGGCCTCAGGCGGCTCGGGTTACGAGGCCCAAATGGAGCCAATGACGATTTTCTCAGTGCATCGCCCCTTAAAAACTCACAAAGCTCTTCCTTAGCGGACGAAAACCGCAAAAAGCACGAGGGAACCTCGTTCGGTTACTCTTAG
- a CDS encoding NAD(P)-dependent oxidoreductase → MTERAVEGMSSVAFIGAGVMGRPMIANLRKSGFSVKAFDLSPVAVENLRSDGVEVAETLADAVEGVDAIVTMLPDTPHVQSVLMGDGGIGNILPSGMLVIDMSTISASGIQAIGEQLAKNGVELLDAPVSGGVKGAIGGTLSIMCGGSDVAFERAQPVLTAMGTTITHAGKLGMGQVFKMCNQLMVGVHIQAMCEAFALCRAQGADLDLLRNTLMGGAAASWMLENLGPQVIAKDDSAGFRIDLQLKDLRLAGEAAFEKGLALPGLAMATALYLEARAHGEGSNGNQAMFRTYDRLTNQE, encoded by the coding sequence ATGACTGAACGAGCTGTAGAGGGTATGTCATCTGTCGCTTTCATTGGCGCTGGCGTTATGGGCCGGCCTATGATTGCCAACCTTCGTAAATCGGGTTTCTCTGTCAAAGCCTTCGACCTCAGCCCCGTGGCGGTAGAAAACCTGCGCAGCGATGGGGTCGAAGTTGCCGAAACTCTTGCTGACGCAGTTGAAGGTGTTGATGCCATTGTTACCATGCTTCCGGATACACCGCATGTGCAAAGTGTGCTGATGGGGGATGGCGGAATCGGAAATATCCTTCCTTCTGGCATGCTTGTTATTGATATGAGTACGATTTCAGCATCGGGCATTCAGGCAATTGGAGAACAACTGGCTAAGAACGGCGTTGAGCTGTTGGATGCGCCGGTTAGCGGTGGCGTCAAGGGGGCAATCGGCGGTACGCTTTCCATCATGTGTGGCGGTTCTGATGTGGCCTTTGAGCGTGCACAGCCAGTGCTAACTGCCATGGGAACGACGATCACCCATGCCGGCAAACTGGGCATGGGGCAGGTCTTCAAGATGTGCAACCAGCTGATGGTTGGAGTTCATATTCAAGCCATGTGTGAAGCCTTTGCCCTCTGTCGTGCGCAGGGTGCTGACCTCGATTTATTGCGTAATACGCTGATGGGCGGGGCTGCCGCGTCATGGATGCTTGAGAATCTTGGACCTCAGGTCATTGCCAAGGATGACAGTGCTGGCTTCCGGATCGATTTGCAGCTTAAGGACTTGCGCCTCGCAGGCGAGGCTGCATTCGAGAAGGGTCTGGCCCTGCCTGGTTTGGCGATGGCTACAGCTCTCTATCTTGAAGCACGAGCCCATGGAGAAGGATCCAATGGCAACCAAGCCATGTTCCGCACATACGACAGGCTGACCAATCAGGAATAG
- the rpiB gene encoding ribose 5-phosphate isomerase B, which yields MKIVIGSDHAGFPLKAGIITHIESLGHEVTDVGCYDAGEVDFPDVANTLVDFLLEGKAERGIMVCGTGVGAAIAANKRAGIRAAVGHDVHSAHQCVEHDNVNVLCIGAQIVGLWLARDLVSAFLEAEFSTSEEFRRRVCKLSEMELKG from the coding sequence ATGAAAATTGTAATTGGTTCAGACCATGCGGGATTTCCGCTCAAGGCCGGTATTATTACGCATATCGAGTCTTTAGGTCACGAGGTAACTGACGTAGGCTGCTATGATGCTGGAGAAGTCGACTTCCCGGATGTTGCCAACACGCTCGTTGATTTTCTGCTCGAAGGCAAGGCGGAGAGGGGCATCATGGTTTGCGGCACAGGCGTGGGCGCAGCTATCGCCGCCAACAAGAGGGCCGGTATCCGTGCGGCTGTTGGACATGACGTGCATTCTGCCCATCAATGTGTTGAACATGACAATGTCAACGTTCTCTGTATTGGGGCGCAAATTGTTGGGTTGTGGCTGGCCCGAGATCTGGTTTCAGCATTTCTGGAAGCGGAATTCTCCACCAGCGAGGAATTCCGCCGCCGTGTCTGCAAGCTTTCAGAGATGGAACTCAAGGGCTAA
- a CDS encoding efflux RND transporter periplasmic adaptor subunit — MTKNLVFLGLMALLLSGCNNDLFSSADANETAIEDASARPAKIATAHQVALSLPKAFPGVTKASRKAILSFRVDGQIEDFPVHAGEILSKGELIARLDATPYHNVVDARQADFDLAKISLERTQKLFEQDHVAKSTLDSARSTFQSAEAALKAASDNVDYTSLAAPFDGLVAKTYVERYQTVSAGTQIVQFEGTENIDVVFNVPEKLFLRFNPKKLAIKPTLNIEFDALPGKSYPAQYKEIDTIPDSVTRSYAVTVTMPRPADLTVFSGMSVTASLNLAELLSNSDDGGVLVPLEAVFEKDGKRWVWKLDEKSEAHKTEVKVYGIQDGSIRVSDGLKDGDKVIALGVSYVTEGLKVRPFKKEGGL; from the coding sequence ATGACAAAAAATCTCGTGTTCCTCGGCCTGATGGCTCTCTTGCTGTCCGGATGCAACAACGATTTGTTTTCTTCTGCCGATGCCAATGAAACTGCTATCGAAGATGCCTCCGCCCGTCCGGCAAAAATTGCGACTGCACATCAGGTTGCTCTCAGTCTTCCAAAGGCCTTTCCCGGTGTCACCAAGGCGTCCCGGAAGGCCATTCTGTCCTTCCGGGTTGATGGTCAGATTGAGGACTTTCCTGTGCATGCCGGTGAGATCCTATCCAAAGGCGAGCTCATCGCTCGACTGGATGCAACGCCCTATCACAATGTCGTTGACGCCAGACAGGCTGACTTTGACCTGGCCAAGATCAGCCTGGAGCGGACACAGAAGCTGTTTGAACAGGACCATGTGGCCAAATCGACGCTGGACTCGGCACGTTCAACCTTCCAGTCAGCCGAGGCCGCATTGAAGGCAGCCAGCGACAATGTCGACTATACCAGCCTCGCAGCCCCCTTCGATGGGCTGGTCGCCAAGACCTATGTTGAACGCTACCAGACGGTTTCGGCTGGAACGCAGATCGTGCAGTTCGAAGGCACCGAGAATATCGATGTGGTGTTCAACGTGCCTGAAAAGCTGTTCCTGCGGTTCAACCCAAAAAAACTGGCCATCAAGCCAACGCTCAATATCGAGTTTGATGCCCTTCCCGGCAAAAGCTATCCGGCACAATACAAGGAAATCGATACCATCCCGGACAGTGTGACCCGCTCCTATGCGGTAACGGTAACAATGCCCCGTCCCGCCGATCTGACAGTCTTTTCCGGCATGAGCGTGACGGCAAGCCTCAATCTGGCGGAACTGCTGTCCAACAGCGATGATGGCGGCGTGCTGGTTCCGCTCGAAGCGGTGTTTGAGAAGGACGGCAAACGCTGGGTCTGGAAGCTTGACGAAAAGAGCGAAGCGCACAAGACCGAGGTGAAGGTATACGGCATTCAGGATGGCAGCATCCGTGTTTCGGATGGCTTGAAAGACGGCGACAAGGTGATCGCGCTCGGCGTGTCCTATGTTACCGAAGGCCTCAAGGTTCGTCCCTTCAAGAAGGAAGGCGGGCTCTGA